CCCAACTCATCTCCTTTCCTCCAAGCATGATAGGAAACGATGATCGGTCCGAGTATATTAATGATTGTTAAAGCAATCGAGAAAAAACGGACTTGAATGAAAAATTGGAGTACTTCCGGAGAACGATCGATTTGAAGGCCCAATATGGAATTGAAGACGGCCATCCCCAGATTGAGATAGATGAGTATATTGAGAAGATTCCATTTTCCTGCTCCGAAAAGTCTGCGCAGACCGGAGTGCATTGAAACAAATACGAAATTCGGAACGATCATGGAAATCAGAAGCAAAGCCTCGCTATTATCCAATATGAATCTTACAAAATGATTTCTGGTTATCTCTGTTAAACCGACCAAAAATGAAAATACGGCAAGATCGATCAGCTTGTAATATTTCTTTTTGTATTCGATAAAATAAACTAATGCACATAAGGTACCGACTACTATGAAAAAGCTCGAAAATATGATGGGAAGCAGATTGATTTTCGCAAAATCCTTATAAATGGAACTTTGCGAATCAATGCGATTATCGAAGGCAGTAAATCCGAATAAGAATCCTTCTCTATGTATAAATCGAATATAATAATATTCGGTTGGTGTGTGATTTAGCTTGATCCAATTGAACTCACCTTGCAATTGTGACGGCAACTTTTCGCTAAAGTCCATCTTTCCGTTTTGAAACAAGAGCTCACCGGAATCATTGAAGACCTGAAAATTGGCTCCCACATGTTCGACTAAACAATAGGGATCGGGCACTTGATCGATATTTTTTGCTTTGAACCTCATCCATATATACGGATTTTGTGCGATCTCCTGCAAATCATTTGTGTCCGCCCAGACTTTGAGGATTTTCCAATTCAGGTTTTTGATTTTTTTAAAATCATAGGAATCTCCACTTAATTCAATATCATGCGGTATGTATTCGGAGTCTGCAGTGATATTGATGTAGTGATGAGCTGTTTTTTTAGGGATTCTATGTTCGAACCACAAAGTAATATGAAAATAAGTCTGAGCAATAAATAAAAGTATTCCTATTAAGCTGATGAAGAATGCAAAAATAGACAGATATGGCTTGTCTAATAAATAAGATCGAAGCCAATCCGTTATTTTTTCCAAACTCTTTCAATCCTCCAATGAGAATACAATCGGCATACGATGAGACATCTTTCTCGGCTGTCCTTGCACATAACCGGGGCTAAATCTTGCTCGGTGTATGATTTTCATCGCAGCGTCTTCGAATCCGTATCCTTGTTTACCGGAAACGATTTTTGCAGATTGTAATGTTCCGTCCTCATTCACTTGAACCAGAACAACGACGGTTTTTTCCGTAATATTAGCCGCTTTTGCCTGGGGAGGGAAGTAATCCCTCAGATTGAAATCAATGATCGCAGTCGGTGTCTTATCTCCGTTATACGAAAACAAGTATCCGTCTTTGTCGGTTCCGTTTCCCGCAAGTTGATTCGGATTGATGTCGGAGTCATCGGGCGCGTCGTTTTTGTCCTTGCTTGAACCTTCCACCCATTCCTGTTTCTCCACAGGAGCCGGTGAAGAAGTTCCTCCTATCAATTCAGGTGGAATTTCTTCAAAGTTAACGTCCACATCTTCAAACTCAGATGCTTCCAAAGGTTCTTCCGTTTGCATCTGACTGATTTTATAACCTGCGTATGTTCCCGTATGAATGAACAAACTAATGGCGAGACATATGTGAAACAGTCTTTCCTTATTGTCCTTTAAAGACTGGAGGAATTGGGAAATATAATCCTTATACGTTTTCATTTTTTTACACTAAGTGCAATTTTTGTAACGCCTGCTTTGCGAATCACTCCCATTAGATCGGTAATTTTTCCATAGGGAAGATTTTCATCGGCGGAAAGAGTGAGGCGCATATTTGGACGGATTTTAGAGTCTCTCTCCAGGTTTTTTACAAGGGAGGAAATCGTACTTTCCTTTCCTTCCAAAAAGATAACACCCGTCTTTGTGATCGCTACTTGCACGGATTCAGCGACATTCGGATCAGCCGCTTGCACTTTCGGTAGATTGATATTCAAACTTTCTTTTTTCAGGAAGTTTGCAGTTACCATAAAGATGACCAAGAGAACCAATATCACATCCACCATCGGTGTGATATTTATGCTTCCGATTTCTTCTTCTTGTGAACTTGATGCAGCCATGGATTTATCCTTTAGTTTTGTTCAGCAAAAACGAATGAAATTCCGTTTTTAGAATCTCAAGGTTCTGTAAAATAACCTTTGCTTTGCGGGAAAAATAGTTATTGGCCATTACTACCGGAATCGCTACTGCAAGACCTGCGGCGGTTGCGAGTAGGGCGGTCGAGATGGATCGCATAACAACTTCTGCACCGGAGCTTCCCAATGTTCCCAAACCGTAAAATGCTTTGATTACTCCGAGCACGGTTCCCAATAGTCCTATGAAAGGTGCGTTGTTTCCCAAAGTATTCAAGATGGGTAATCTTTTTTCCAACTCCAATTTTTCCGATAGGATTTGGCCTTCCAAACTTTCATCCAAACCTTTTCTTCCGAGACTCAATTGTCTGAGCGCAAATTGAACGAATCTGGAATAAATGGAATCGACACTTGTTTCCGTTTTCCAGTTCACTTCGGAAGCTTCTTGTAAAGATGTTCTTACTTCGGATAGAAAACTATCGTTTACTTTGCCCAAAGACTTTCTGAAATAAAGAAGCCTTTCCAAAAAGACAGCGAGTGCCAGGATGCTGGCAAATCCCATCGCTAAAAAAATAAATTGTTCACCGAATTCTACGTACTCTTGCATATTATTCTCCTATTTGAATAAAATTGTATAATAAAAGGTTATTGATTTCCGAATCGTTTACCTGGTTGTTAGTTGTTTGGATACAGGATCGTATACATGTTTTTAAATCCGTGCTCGTTGAAACCGAAGCAAGTAGCGCAGTCGTTGTTTGCGTTTTACAGGAGCCTGAATTGATTTTGCTTCCCCAATCTTTTTCCTGACAGTCAAACAAGCAGACTTGTGCACGTTCGGACATATTATTGAATGTAGTTTGTCTTAAGTTCTTGCATTGCGCTTCTTTCGCCGGATCGGAAAGAGAGATACTGGCGGTAGAAACTCCCAAAGAGAGAGCAAAACATTCCGTATTTCTGGTAATTGCTGCGGCGCAGGAAGTGTTGGCGGAAGGATTGGACATCGCCAATTGCAATAATATGACTCTCGCATAATCGTCGTCATACTTTCTTTCTTCTTTGCAAAACGTTAAACCGGATAGAACTGTTATTAAACAGAGTAGTTTGGTAAGTTTCATTAGAAATGAACCTCCATACCGATATTGAAAAAGGGAATGATCGTTCCGCCGGGCAATTCCAACGTTCCGAAGGTTTGACTTGGAGTCGGGTTTGTGGCTGAGAACGGTCTGGAGTTGTCAAAACCTTCTCCGTTCGTATTTTTTCTCAGATATAAATTCACGATTTCCAGATACCAGTTCAAATAACCCCAAGAGTAATTTTCAAACTTATCGAGACGGACGTCTAATCTATGATAGTCGGCACCTCTTCTTACATTCCCATAATCTGAGGAATACGGATTGTTGGAATAAGTAGGGTTCCAATAAGTTAGACCGTTCAAAGGATTGGAATATCTACCTCCATCGTCCCCGGTAATCGGTTGGTAGGGAACGGAGGTAAGGTAACTCCATCTTCCACCGATCTGGTATTCTTCCGAAAATCTCCAACCGTAGATTACATTGACCACATGAGTTCTGTCCCAAGAAGCCAGTTGTTCTTTCGAATTCGGAAAGTATTCCGCGATTACTTTTTTCTCAATTGTAGAGTATTGAAAATTGTCTCCATCGTAGGTTTTGTTGATATTATCATTCACAAAAGATTGAGACCATGTATAAGAGATCCAACCGAACCAGTCTCGTATTCCCGGTTTTGAATTTTTCCGAATCATAACTTCGTAACCATGAGACCAACCGTTTTGTCTGTTGGAATAGTTGAGAGATCTGTTCGTTACTAACGGTTGGGCAAGTAACCTTGATTTGTCGGGATTCATTCCGATAGGGGTTGAAATATAAGGATCACTTACGATTGTATCCCGGAATTCGTTTTTAAATGCTTCGAACGTAACTTGCCAAACCGAATTGAACTTTTGTTCGAAACCGGCACTGACCTTTCTTACCTTCTCGAATCTTAAATCCGGGTTTCCCGTTTCTTTGTTGAATACCGTGGTCTGAGGAAAACGTGCAAGATCACCGCCGCTTCCGAAAATAGTCAGACCTTTTCCCAATTCCGGGAAAGTATAGGACGCGGTCGCTCTGGGAGCCAGCGCGCCATTATTTGTGACTTCCAAATGATCGTAACGAACTCCCGGTTCGATTAGAAAATTCCCGAACTTGAAGTGTAGCGTCGTATAGCCATTATAATACCCTGATAGGCCTTTTACGCTGAGTGGTTGGGAAATGAAATCCGGATCGGCAGTATTATAGGGGTTTGGCGATACATTGGTCGGATCTTTCAGTTTGACCTGATCTCCGTAGTCCCGAAAGGACAATCTTCTATATTCGGATCCGAAGTCGATTTTTAGAAAATCGGTTGCTTGCCAGTTTGCATCTTGCCTTACACCTACATAAGTAGGTCGCACGAATTGTTTTCCCTGGATACTTCCCACTCCGACATTGTACTGAGTGATCGGATCAAAGTTAATCAATGTAATACGGTTCTGAAATTTGTCCCCTGGAACCCAGGTATAACGTAGTGCAGTCGTTCTGAAACTCTGTCCGAAATTCGCTTTGGCTCCCGAAAAAGTGGAGATGGGATCTTTCGTAGGATCGTTCACAGCCTTATTGGGAAGGTCGATGGCAAAATTGTCCTGAGCGGTTAAGTTATAAAGTGACACCTGATGTTCGGGCGTGAAATTATAAACCAACTTGATCTGTGAGTCGTTGTATCTGGGAAGTCTGATTCCTTCTGGCAAAAGCCCTGATGCTCCCAAGGTTTTATCCAGGTAACCTAATTTTCCCGCAATGGCAACATAACCTTTCCCGTTGGCAAAAGGAGTCGCACTGTAAGCGGTAGTATTCCAGAGTGAAACTTGAAATGCACCTTTCGCTTTTTGAATCGCATCGACGGTTTCAATTTCGATCACACCACCTGTCGCGTTGTTAAAGTTAGCTGGGAAAGCTCCCCGATACAAGTCGATCGACTTGATAAGATCGTTATGAATGACTGATGTCAACCCGTCCAAGTGGTAAGGGTAAAGAATAGGAAGGTCATCGTATAAATACGTATTCGACTGTGGGT
The nucleotide sequence above comes from Leptospira kobayashii. Encoded proteins:
- a CDS encoding sensor histidine kinase is translated as MEKITDWLRSYLLDKPYLSIFAFFISLIGILLFIAQTYFHITLWFEHRIPKKTAHHYINITADSEYIPHDIELSGDSYDFKKIKNLNWKILKVWADTNDLQEIAQNPYIWMRFKAKNIDQVPDPYCLVEHVGANFQVFNDSGELLFQNGKMDFSEKLPSQLQGEFNWIKLNHTPTEYYYIRFIHREGFLFGFTAFDNRIDSQSSIYKDFAKINLLPIIFSSFFIVVGTLCALVYFIEYKKKYYKLIDLAVFSFLVGLTEITRNHFVRFILDNSEALLLISMIVPNFVFVSMHSGLRRLFGAGKWNLLNILIYLNLGMAVFNSILGLQIDRSPEVLQFFIQVRFFSIALTIINILGPIIVSYHAWRKGDELGLGHCISFIIVLFLVIIEIYITLSDDSSRIPVTYWGILIGVFAQGLSLEKSIFSNRQQIQEYKATLLKAEKSLKEAQLKTLQSKMSPHYLFNSLNTIHALHKTKPELIGDAILRLANNYRYFMDKTDRDLIPFEEEWEFTDDYLHLQKLRFYDTVRIEFRKEGDFKNVFLPPLVLQPIVENSFKHGFRTSAKSNWLIHVKANLTPEGKFQLLVYDNGAGLSKDVLSNPNQLWERSLGNIKERIEHLFPKTNFEIVQNFPSGVRVHLEIENIISENLAPVDL
- a CDS encoding energy transducer TonB; amino-acid sequence: MKTYKDYISQFLQSLKDNKERLFHICLAISLFIHTGTYAGYKISQMQTEEPLEASEFEDVDVNFEEIPPELIGGTSSPAPVEKQEWVEGSSKDKNDAPDDSDINPNQLAGNGTDKDGYLFSYNGDKTPTAIIDFNLRDYFPPQAKAANITEKTVVVLVQVNEDGTLQSAKIVSGKQGYGFEDAAMKIIHRARFSPGYVQGQPRKMSHRMPIVFSLED
- a CDS encoding ExbD/TolR family protein, producing MAASSSQEEEIGSINITPMVDVILVLLVIFMVTANFLKKESLNINLPKVQAADPNVAESVQVAITKTGVIFLEGKESTISSLVKNLERDSKIRPNMRLTLSADENLPYGKITDLMGVIRKAGVTKIALSVKK
- a CDS encoding MotA/TolQ/ExbB proton channel family protein, with product MQEYVEFGEQFIFLAMGFASILALAVFLERLLYFRKSLGKVNDSFLSEVRTSLQEASEVNWKTETSVDSIYSRFVQFALRQLSLGRKGLDESLEGQILSEKLELEKRLPILNTLGNNAPFIGLLGTVLGVIKAFYGLGTLGSSGAEVVMRSISTALLATAAGLAVAIPVVMANNYFSRKAKVILQNLEILKTEFHSFLLNKTKG
- a CDS encoding TonB-dependent receptor plug domain-containing protein, which gives rise to MNSASNKLNKYIILIFALILMGSPLLAVSVKIKLYNQKKEVGEKNLSIMVFETKKFFQTDGEGNVTLEFPAPGEYTLRLLRDTGMQEMKLSVGANDEARTVYTEKKVIPKGGIVVEGEREKTVSSRTKVRYEEIKRMPGTFGEALRSLETLPGVIPNIGFGGGANGIIIRGADPQSNTYLYDDLPILYPYHLDGLTSVIHNDLIKSIDLYRGAFPANFNNATGGVIEIETVDAIQKAKGAFQVSLWNTTAYSATPFANGKGYVAIAGKLGYLDKTLGASGLLPEGIRLPRYNDSQIKLVYNFTPEHQVSLYNLTAQDNFAIDLPNKAVNDPTKDPISTFSGAKANFGQSFRTTALRYTWVPGDKFQNRITLINFDPITQYNVGVGSIQGKQFVRPTYVGVRQDANWQATDFLKIDFGSEYRRLSFRDYGDQVKLKDPTNVSPNPYNTADPDFISQPLSVKGLSGYYNGYTTLHFKFGNFLIEPGVRYDHLEVTNNGALAPRATASYTFPELGKGLTIFGSGGDLARFPQTTVFNKETGNPDLRFEKVRKVSAGFEQKFNSVWQVTFEAFKNEFRDTIVSDPYISTPIGMNPDKSRLLAQPLVTNRSLNYSNRQNGWSHGYEVMIRKNSKPGIRDWFGWISYTWSQSFVNDNINKTYDGDNFQYSTIEKKVIAEYFPNSKEQLASWDRTHVVNVIYGWRFSEEYQIGGRWSYLTSVPYQPITGDDGGRYSNPLNGLTYWNPTYSNNPYSSDYGNVRRGADYHRLDVRLDKFENYSWGYLNWYLEIVNLYLRKNTNGEGFDNSRPFSATNPTPSQTFGTLELPGGTIIPFFNIGMEVHF